The following are encoded together in the Salmonella enterica subsp. enterica serovar Choleraesuis genome:
- the cmr gene encoding multidrug transporter MdfA: MSVFTPVSRLSWRQLVFPFSLVLFEFTTYIAHDMVQPGMLLVTGEFGVGPEWVSASLTAYLMGGILLQWLLGPLSDKTGRRPVLLAGVALFALACGLTHWAATIEQFVGLRFVQGISLCFIGAVGYAAIQEAFDETRSVRIMALMANVALLAPLVGPLAGAALLSVTSWRTMFWVFAALSVISFIGLWRAMPETAGDRQVSIRISSLARGYWRLLGDRQVLSGSLAIGLAAVPVLAWVALAPVILIHDQGMSRMDYALLQLPVFLAMIGGNLTLSYLAGRVTIEQPLRFGAWPLCFGLLLVPLGLLTGSHQVLWLVTGLSIYAFGSGMVNAGLYRLTLFSSSEGKGLVAALLGMLSILVFAVGIELAKFVWFNASMMGFSLVNLASGALWLVLVVGFLREYARRSRVTPL, encoded by the coding sequence ATGTCGGTGTTTACGCCTGTTTCAAGGCTGTCCTGGCGGCAGCTGGTTTTTCCTTTTTCACTGGTGTTATTCGAATTCACTACCTATATCGCTCACGATATGGTTCAGCCTGGAATGCTACTGGTCACGGGGGAGTTTGGCGTCGGGCCAGAGTGGGTATCGGCCTCGCTGACGGCTTATCTGATGGGCGGTATTTTGCTGCAATGGCTGCTCGGCCCGTTGTCTGATAAGACCGGACGCCGTCCGGTGCTGCTGGCGGGCGTGGCTTTATTTGCTCTGGCCTGCGGGCTGACCCATTGGGCGGCAACCATCGAGCAGTTTGTCGGGCTGCGGTTTGTGCAGGGCATAAGTCTGTGCTTTATCGGCGCGGTCGGTTACGCCGCCATTCAGGAGGCGTTTGATGAGACCCGCAGCGTAAGGATTATGGCGCTAATGGCGAATGTGGCGCTGCTTGCTCCCCTGGTGGGGCCGCTGGCCGGGGCCGCTCTGCTGTCGGTCACTTCGTGGCGCACAATGTTCTGGGTCTTTGCCGCGCTGTCGGTGATTTCATTTATTGGCCTGTGGCGGGCGATGCCGGAAACCGCAGGCGACCGGCAGGTTTCCATCCGAATCTCTTCTCTGGCTCGAGGATACTGGCGTCTGCTGGGCGATCGTCAGGTGCTATCCGGCTCACTGGCAATCGGCCTGGCGGCGGTACCGGTACTGGCCTGGGTGGCGCTGGCTCCGGTGATTTTGATTCATGACCAGGGCATGTCGCGTATGGACTACGCCCTGCTGCAACTGCCGGTATTCCTGGCGATGATTGGCGGTAACCTGACGCTTAGCTACCTGGCAGGGCGGGTCACTATCGAGCAGCCCCTGCGCTTCGGGGCATGGCCGCTCTGTTTTGGATTGCTTCTGGTGCCGTTAGGTCTGCTAACCGGTAGCCACCAGGTGCTATGGCTGGTGACCGGGCTGAGCATCTACGCTTTTGGGTCCGGGATGGTAAACGCCGGGCTATACCGCCTGACGCTGTTTTCCAGTAGTGAAGGGAAAGGGCTGGTGGCGGCGTTGCTGGGTATGCTGAGTATCCTGGTATTTGCGGTCGGTATAGAGCTGGCGAAGTTTGTCTGGTTTAACGCATCAATGATGGGATTCAGCCTGGTCAATCTGGCGAGCGGCGCGCTGTGGTTGGTATTGGTGGTCGGTTTTCTGAGGGAATATGCCCGGCGCAGCCGGGTAACGCCGCTCTAA
- a CDS encoding C4-dicarboxylate ABC transporter, translated as MDKLTPLKPIPALISIAIGLIIWFIIPVPQGVTPNAWHLLALFVATIAAIIGKVLPIGAVAMIAIALVALTGVTNPGNPSAALNDALSGFSNQLIWLIGISIMVSQSLNRTGLGARIGYYFISLFGRKTLGIAYALALAETTLAPVTPSNTARGGGIIHPIMRSIADSFDSRPENGSAGKIGRYLALVNYNINPITSAMFITATAPNPLIVSLLAKDTHAKFELSWSAWALAALVPALLSLIVMPLVIYWLYPPEIKHTPDAPEFARSRLRELGPITQPEKITLAVFVLLLLMWAGVPELVLGASWAVNPTTAAFIGLALLLASGVLSWDSLLACKGAWDTVTWFAALVMMATWLGKLGLVGWLSQTVGAGIDHIGLGWAGGALLLVLVYVYSHYLFASTTAHITAMFAAFFAAGLALGAPPALLGLVLAFSSSLMMSLTHYGTGTAPIIFGSGYVTLGEWWKTGLIISVINLIIWIGAGGLWWKLLGYW; from the coding sequence ATGGATAAACTGACTCCGCTTAAGCCCATTCCTGCACTGATTTCCATCGCGATTGGTCTCATCATCTGGTTCATTATTCCCGTACCCCAGGGCGTTACTCCCAACGCCTGGCATTTGCTGGCGCTGTTTGTGGCGACGATCGCGGCCATTATCGGTAAGGTGCTGCCAATTGGCGCGGTGGCAATGATAGCGATTGCGCTGGTGGCATTAACCGGCGTGACCAACCCAGGGAATCCTTCGGCGGCGCTGAATGATGCCCTAAGCGGTTTCTCCAACCAGCTTATTTGGCTTATCGGGATCTCTATTATGGTGTCGCAAAGCCTTAACCGTACCGGGCTGGGCGCACGCATTGGCTATTACTTTATTTCACTGTTTGGCCGTAAAACGCTGGGGATAGCCTATGCGCTGGCGCTGGCCGAAACCACGCTGGCACCGGTAACACCCAGCAATACCGCGCGCGGCGGCGGGATTATCCACCCCATTATGCGCTCCATCGCCGATAGCTTTGATTCCCGGCCCGAAAACGGTTCGGCGGGAAAAATCGGTCGCTACCTGGCGCTGGTTAACTACAACATTAATCCGATAACGTCGGCGATGTTTATCACGGCGACTGCGCCCAACCCGCTAATTGTGAGCCTGCTGGCCAAAGATACTCACGCTAAGTTTGAACTTAGCTGGTCGGCCTGGGCATTGGCGGCGCTGGTTCCAGCGCTGCTGTCGCTCATTGTGATGCCGCTGGTTATCTACTGGCTCTATCCGCCTGAGATTAAACACACGCCAGATGCTCCAGAGTTCGCTCGCAGCAGGCTTCGTGAACTGGGCCCGATTACCCAGCCTGAAAAGATAACGCTGGCTGTATTTGTCCTGCTGTTACTGATGTGGGCCGGCGTACCGGAGTTGGTTTTGGGCGCATCGTGGGCAGTTAACCCGACGACCGCGGCCTTTATCGGTCTGGCATTGCTGCTTGCCAGCGGGGTATTGAGCTGGGATTCGCTGCTCGCATGCAAAGGGGCGTGGGACACCGTGACCTGGTTTGCCGCCCTGGTAATGATGGCGACCTGGCTCGGCAAGCTGGGGCTGGTCGGGTGGCTGTCGCAAACGGTAGGAGCCGGAATCGACCATATTGGTCTGGGGTGGGCGGGCGGCGCGCTGCTGCTGGTACTGGTCTATGTTTACTCGCACTATCTGTTCGCCAGTACCACGGCGCATATTACCGCGATGTTCGCCGCATTCTTTGCCGCTGGCCTTGCGTTAGGGGCACCGCCCGCGCTACTGGGCCTGGTGCTGGCTTTCTCCTCGTCGCTGATGATGTCGCTGACTCATTACGGTACCGGCACCGCGCCGATTATTTTCGGTTCAGGTTATGTCACGCTGGGCGAATGGTGGAAAACCGGATTGATAATCAGCGTGATCAATCTGATTATCTGGATAGGTGCCGGGGGCCTGTGGTGGAAACTGCTGGGATATTGGTAA
- a CDS encoding transcriptional regulator, with amino-acid sequence MPNYTLRQLKYFVTTVGCGSVAEASRKLFIAQPSISTAIKSLEESFGVQLFIRHHAQGVSLTPSGTRFYNKAQKLLRMAHEFEQNTLADNDLVSGRIDIGCFETVAPLVLPKLIRGFKERYPGVEIFIRDGEQHELVQGLTAGDFDLALLYNHDLNASITTQQLVEPRTPYVLLPADHPLAGQSEVTLSQLAPEPMILLDVMPSRHYFVDLFTQAGYTPNIVFSSPSIEMVRGMVGQGFGFAILVTRPYGNHSYDGQPLAVARLKGKVEGSGLVAAWLTQSPLTKPARLFVAYCERMLVDM; translated from the coding sequence ATGCCAAATTATACCCTGCGTCAGCTTAAGTATTTCGTTACTACCGTGGGTTGCGGCAGCGTCGCGGAGGCCTCGCGTAAGCTGTTTATCGCCCAGCCCTCCATCTCTACCGCGATTAAAAGCCTTGAAGAGAGCTTTGGGGTTCAGCTGTTTATCCGTCATCACGCTCAGGGGGTCTCGCTAACCCCTTCCGGTACTCGCTTCTATAACAAAGCGCAGAAGCTGCTGCGCATGGCCCATGAGTTCGAGCAGAATACCCTGGCGGATAATGATCTGGTCTCCGGGCGCATTGATATTGGCTGCTTTGAAACCGTTGCCCCGCTGGTGCTGCCGAAGCTTATTCGGGGGTTTAAAGAGCGCTATCCCGGTGTTGAAATCTTCATTCGTGATGGTGAGCAGCATGAGCTGGTGCAGGGGCTGACGGCAGGGGATTTCGACCTGGCGCTGCTCTATAACCACGATCTTAATGCCAGCATCACCACCCAACAGTTGGTGGAGCCGCGCACGCCTTATGTGCTGCTGCCTGCCGATCACCCGCTGGCCGGGCAAAGCGAAGTCACTCTGTCGCAGCTGGCACCTGAACCTATGATCCTGCTGGATGTTATGCCGAGCCGTCATTACTTTGTCGATCTGTTTACCCAGGCTGGATATACGCCGAATATTGTTTTCAGCTCACCGTCGATTGAGATGGTGCGCGGCATGGTCGGCCAGGGTTTCGGCTTTGCCATCCTGGTAACCCGGCCATACGGCAATCATAGCTATGACGGTCAGCCGCTGGCGGTCGCCCGTTTAAAAGGAAAGGTGGAAGGCTCCGGGCTGGTGGCTGCGTGGCTGACTCAAAGCCCGCTAACTAAACCGGCCCGGCTGTTTGTGGCTTACTGTGAGCGGATGCTGGTGGATATGTAA
- a CDS encoding acetylornithine deacetylase encodes MSSSAHEQLAILLAEDTTSRESNLALISYIRQYLAGLGVSTQLFHNPEGTKANLLARMGPPGPGGVMLSGHTDVVPVDGQAWSVPPFSLTERDGRYYGRGSADMKGFIACVLAAVPDFLARPLNVPLYLAFSYDEEVGCLGVRSLIESLNQAEERPEICIIGEPTEMRPVYGHKGKLAMRCAVRGHACHSAYAPDGVNAVEYAARLINRLGELGQGLKNTTDPRFSPSFSTVQVGTIEGGSALNIVPEHCQFDFEIRHLPDTPVDELIDDLKHYADHTLLPAMRQVSANSAISWLPLSRYPALLTDRQSAFAEWLTQWCGSSDFDTVAFGTEGGLFSEAGIATLVCGPGSMEQGHKPDEFIAITQMEKCSAMLGNLCRWMQR; translated from the coding sequence ATGAGTAGCAGCGCGCACGAGCAATTGGCTATTCTGCTGGCCGAAGATACCACCAGCCGGGAATCTAACCTGGCGCTGATTAGTTATATTCGTCAGTACCTGGCGGGCCTTGGCGTCAGCACCCAGTTATTTCACAACCCGGAAGGCACCAAGGCGAACCTGCTGGCCCGCATGGGGCCTCCAGGGCCGGGCGGCGTAATGCTTTCCGGGCATACTGACGTGGTGCCGGTCGATGGTCAGGCCTGGAGTGTTCCCCCTTTCTCCCTCACCGAGCGCGATGGACGTTACTACGGCCGGGGCAGCGCCGATATGAAAGGGTTTATCGCCTGCGTGCTGGCGGCGGTGCCTGATTTTCTGGCCAGGCCACTCAACGTTCCGCTTTATCTGGCGTTCTCCTATGACGAGGAGGTTGGTTGCCTGGGCGTTCGCAGCCTGATTGAGTCCCTCAACCAGGCGGAAGAACGGCCGGAGATTTGCATCATCGGCGAGCCAACCGAAATGCGCCCGGTTTATGGGCACAAAGGTAAGCTGGCGATGCGCTGTGCAGTGCGCGGCCACGCCTGCCATTCGGCGTATGCGCCCGATGGGGTCAATGCCGTGGAGTATGCGGCGCGGTTAATTAATCGGTTAGGGGAGCTGGGCCAGGGGCTGAAAAACACCACCGACCCGCGTTTCTCACCATCATTCAGCACCGTTCAGGTAGGCACTATTGAAGGTGGCAGCGCGCTAAATATTGTGCCAGAGCACTGCCAGTTTGATTTTGAAATCCGCCATCTGCCCGACACGCCGGTTGATGAGCTGATAGACGACCTCAAGCATTATGCCGACCACACACTGCTTCCGGCCATGCGCCAGGTTTCAGCTAATAGCGCTATTAGCTGGCTGCCGCTAAGCCGCTATCCGGCACTTCTGACCGACCGCCAGTCGGCCTTTGCCGAGTGGTTAACCCAGTGGTGCGGCAGCAGTGACTTTGACACCGTTGCCTTCGGCACCGAAGGCGGGCTGTTCTCTGAAGCTGGAATCGCCACGCTGGTATGCGGCCCAGGCAGTATGGAACAGGGCCATAAGCCGGACGAGTTTATCGCTATAACCCAGATGGAGAAATGCAGCGCGATGCTGGGCAATCTGTGCCGCTGGATGCAACGCTAA
- a CDS encoding enamine deaminase RidA, protein MKPVTHTRIRMFNTKETYPNQTLDNDLCQAVRAGNTIYVRGQVGTDFEGNLVGLGDPRAQAEQAMKNVSQLLTEAGSDLSHIVKTTTYITDPRYREAVYQEVGKWLKGVFPISTGLVVAGLAQPQWLMEIDVIAVIPDGESAKGAL, encoded by the coding sequence ATGAAACCCGTCACCCATACCCGTATCCGGATGTTTAACACTAAAGAGACCTACCCTAACCAGACACTGGATAATGACCTGTGTCAGGCGGTGCGGGCAGGCAATACCATCTACGTTCGCGGCCAGGTGGGTACCGATTTTGAAGGCAATCTGGTCGGGCTTGGCGACCCGCGCGCCCAGGCTGAACAGGCGATGAAAAACGTTAGCCAGCTGCTTACCGAAGCCGGTAGCGACCTGTCTCATATCGTTAAAACCACCACCTATATTACCGATCCTCGTTATCGCGAAGCGGTTTATCAGGAAGTAGGCAAATGGCTGAAAGGGGTATTCCCTATCTCTACCGGCCTGGTGGTTGCGGGCCTGGCGCAACCTCAATGGTTAATGGAAATCGACGTTATCGCCGTCATCCCTGATGGGGAGAGCGCTAAGGGGGCGTTATGA
- a CDS encoding cytosine permease, which yields MSVNETAPPLIEKHTIGYIPPQERHGQVRDLFTLWFGGNIAPLPIVTGALGVQLFHLNLVWGITAILVGQLVGGVLMALHSAQGPQMGIPQMIQSRAQFGSLGSLLVVAIAGIMYIGFFASNIVLAGKSLHGVVNPVPVPVGIIIGAVGSGIIGIIGYRFIHVLNRIGTWVLGIGILLGFGYIFTHVHTADFLTRGGFNISGWLATVSLSALWQIAFAPYVSDYSRYLPENVSVFSTFMATWLGSTLGSSLAFIFGAVAVLATPVGTDTMDAVKQATGVLGPWMLVLFLLSVISHNALNLYGAVLSVITLIQTFAWRWRPTSRSRALLSVIILVGCAAIAVSGAANFIGHFVDLVLALLVVLVPWTAINLIDFYAIHKGQYDIESIFQVNGGIYGRYNAQALLAYAVGILVQIPFMNTPLYVGPISAHIDGADLSWLVGLVVTSPLYYWLARRSGATRQKTSYSASQQSGKSQPV from the coding sequence CTCCCCAAGAGCGCCACGGACAGGTCAGGGATCTTTTCACACTGTGGTTTGGCGGCAATATCGCGCCATTACCCATCGTAACCGGCGCGCTCGGCGTGCAGCTATTTCATCTCAACCTGGTTTGGGGGATCACCGCAATTCTGGTTGGCCAGCTGGTAGGCGGCGTGCTGATGGCGCTGCATTCAGCACAAGGCCCGCAGATGGGGATCCCACAGATGATCCAGAGCCGCGCCCAGTTCGGATCGCTGGGATCGCTGCTGGTGGTCGCTATTGCCGGGATCATGTATATCGGTTTCTTCGCCTCAAATATCGTACTGGCAGGCAAATCATTACACGGCGTGGTTAACCCGGTACCGGTGCCGGTCGGCATTATTATCGGCGCGGTGGGTTCCGGCATTATCGGGATTATTGGCTATCGGTTTATCCACGTACTCAACCGTATCGGTACCTGGGTGCTGGGCATCGGTATCCTGCTGGGCTTTGGCTATATTTTTACCCACGTCCATACCGCAGACTTTCTGACCCGCGGCGGTTTTAATATTTCCGGCTGGCTGGCTACCGTCTCGCTTTCGGCTCTGTGGCAAATCGCCTTTGCCCCTTATGTATCTGACTATTCACGCTATCTTCCGGAAAACGTATCGGTATTTTCTACCTTTATGGCGACCTGGCTTGGCTCTACGCTCGGCTCCAGCCTGGCATTTATTTTTGGCGCGGTAGCAGTTCTGGCGACCCCGGTCGGCACCGATACCATGGACGCGGTAAAACAGGCGACCGGGGTATTAGGCCCATGGATGTTAGTGCTGTTTTTGCTGAGCGTGATAAGCCATAACGCCCTTAATTTATATGGCGCGGTGCTGTCAGTGATCACCCTGATACAAACCTTTGCCTGGCGCTGGCGACCAACCAGCCGCAGCCGGGCGCTGCTGTCGGTCATTATTCTGGTGGGCTGCGCCGCGATCGCCGTTTCAGGAGCGGCGAATTTCATCGGCCACTTTGTGGATCTGGTGCTGGCGCTGCTGGTGGTTCTGGTGCCGTGGACTGCTATCAATCTGATTGATTTCTATGCGATCCATAAGGGCCAGTACGACATCGAGTCTATTTTTCAGGTTAATGGCGGTATTTATGGGCGCTACAACGCTCAGGCTCTGCTGGCTTATGCCGTCGGTATTCTGGTGCAGATCCCATTTATGAATACCCCGCTATATGTTGGCCCAATTTCAGCGCACATTGACGGTGCCGACCTCTCATGGCTGGTTGGCCTGGTCGTCACGTCGCCGCTCTATTATTGGCTGGCCCGCCGCAGCGGAGCTACGCGCCAGAAAACGTCTTACTCTGCTTCCCAACAATCTGGCAAAAGCCAGCCCGTATAA